CCAGTAAGTTGCTTTTCCTTCCAGGTAACCGGCAACATAAACGTCCTGACCAGATACGGACATGGCACTTACTCCGGCACCTTCTTTACCATCGGTTAACCTGGTTGGTTGTCCGTTTTTCCAGCTCACTGCAATGTTTATTCCCTCTGGATTTCTCTCGAAACCAGCAACATACACATCATTACCGGATACTGAAATTGCTTTTGCGCTTGTTCCTGTAGCAAGTATGGTTTCTTTTCCATTTTCGTTCTTTCCTTTACCTGCTACATAAACATCCGTTCCCGAAACCGCAATTCCATTGGCCTCGGAGCCCGGGTTTGCCGTTGCCAGTTTGGTTGCTTGCCCATTTTTCCAATAGGTAGCCACATAATCTCCATTGTCGTCGATCTGATAACCGGAAATATATACTTCTCCAGCAGCCACAACAATATCTGTCAGCGTAATTTCTTCACCCATTTTTGTGGCAATACCATTTTTCCAGTACATCGCAATGGGCCCATTGTTTCCAATAACATGCACATCAGAACCTGAAGCTGTCAGGGCAACTGCCTTTGCATAGGTTTTACCATCGGTTAGTACGGTTGCTTTTCCGTTCTTCCAATAGTGAGCAACTGGTTCTCCTTCGTTGTTATTTACATATCCGGCTACGTATTCATCATCCCCTGATACTGCGATATCTAAAGCTTCTGCGAAATTTTTTCCATCAGTTAATTTCATTGTTTGGCCATTTTTCCAATAGTTAACAAAATTTGACGCTCCGGAGTGATCAGTGTAAGTCAGGTACAACCCGGGAGTAGATTGGGCTTTGAGCGAAGTGTTCAGCACAATGCAAAAAAGAACCAGATAGACTGAAGGCAGAATGTTTTTCATTATTAGTTGTTTTTTTATTTTAAAGGAATATCAATTGCCTGCAAAGCTAGTTTAATTGCTAAAAAAAATCAAAAAAGATTCAAGCAGCCTTATTGAGCAGATATTTGCTCTAAAATTAGGTAACAAGAATAATTATATATTTTTTGGATGCTAATTATTTTAGTATATTTTTGTTCCTGCTAAAATTCATCTGGAGTCATAATATGGAATCTAATTCTCCCTTATTGAGATATTATCCTGGAGAAACGCCCTGGCATCGCAATTGGAAGAAAGCGTTTCCTCCTTCTTTCAGAGAAGTTTCGTTTATGGATCAAACATTGGGTGAGCTGCATCGGGCTGATGTACATACGCCTTGCGGAACCACACTGGAGTTCCAGAATTCTCCGATTTGCATAGACGAACTGAGGAGCAGAGAATCATTTTATCCCAATTTGGTCTGGATCCTTAATGGAAAGAAATTCAAAGGATTTAAAATTCTGAAAAGCTTGCCAGATGTGGATGATGTTCGACTTTCAGCTTATGAATTTTGCCTTAGTGATCATCTTTCTGTGATCAGAAAGTCAGACCTGTTGCAGGCCAAACCAAAGATTTTAAATTTCCACCATCCGGAGGTTAAAGGAATACCTTTTACTTCCTATTATTATTCTTTTTGCTGGAAACACCCACATCGTGTCTGGTATGAGGCAAAAGCACCTATTATTGTGGATTTAGGAGGACATTTCCTGTATCAGTTAAAACAGCGGAGACAACTTTCCGGCGATTATGCTTATCTACATATGATTCCCAGGAAATCTTTTATTGAAAAGTATGTCATTTAGATCCGGATCCGCATTTTCTCCTTCCTAATCGGG
This region of Pedobacter steynii genomic DNA includes:
- a CDS encoding competence protein, whose amino-acid sequence is MESNSPLLRYYPGETPWHRNWKKAFPPSFREVSFMDQTLGELHRADVHTPCGTTLEFQNSPICIDELRSRESFYPNLVWILNGKKFKGFKILKSLPDVDDVRLSAYEFCLSDHLSVIRKSDLLQAKPKILNFHHPEVKGIPFTSYYYSFCWKHPHRVWYEAKAPIIVDLGGHFLYQLKQRRQLSGDYAYLHMIPRKSFIEKYVI